One Mesorhizobium sp. L-2-11 genomic region harbors:
- a CDS encoding O-antigen ligase family protein: protein MLKKIAPSERAVMRYLLTFAVLSLFLPIRLETGLVLLRPFELIALLMLLIGLGTGRWRRLAFSAGFLLLLPFLGWHMVSAFSVDAENGLRELLQTSAVGAFAFALAQEASRVDTHKAANILLFGMALILAYTITWHVAHGYLVGWKHLVDPRLAFTFLPIALAGLLLFVNRGKRRILWFVWAGILPLLVLSGERKAFLIYLFLTAALLVRGRLAAVVPAIAAGFAGLFVLSAMVDNDYVEKQLQTILDPLSMGQYEYLAATGKYAPGDTPSNVQRAFAFTLSKQLISEHPLMGVGTNQFKNIIDTDFSGLPDELRLGIHGEFQRILTENGIIGLSLYLLIWIAAWFRLSRTLGWALSHGLIGAAQARLLPLVLLVPCALYVGTEASGTRAFVTLSLVSLLPELTRHGLCLSLLRMRRSHARSMRHPRFLASPVPGNTR, encoded by the coding sequence ATGCTAAAGAAGATCGCGCCCAGCGAGAGAGCTGTGATGCGTTATCTTCTCACATTCGCGGTACTGAGCCTCTTCCTGCCAATCAGGCTCGAGACGGGTCTTGTACTGCTGCGTCCGTTCGAGCTGATCGCATTGCTCATGCTCTTGATTGGCCTGGGGACAGGGCGTTGGCGAAGGTTGGCTTTTTCAGCCGGTTTTCTACTGCTCCTGCCCTTCTTGGGCTGGCACATGGTCTCGGCCTTCAGCGTGGACGCAGAGAATGGCCTGCGCGAGCTGTTGCAGACGTCCGCTGTGGGCGCCTTTGCGTTCGCCTTGGCACAGGAGGCCAGCCGGGTCGACACGCACAAGGCCGCCAACATCTTGCTTTTCGGCATGGCGCTGATCCTCGCCTATACGATCACCTGGCATGTCGCCCATGGCTACTTGGTCGGTTGGAAGCACCTGGTCGATCCGAGGCTCGCGTTCACCTTCCTTCCAATTGCGCTCGCAGGGCTCCTCCTCTTCGTCAACCGGGGCAAGCGGCGCATCCTTTGGTTTGTGTGGGCGGGGATACTTCCCCTGCTCGTGCTATCTGGGGAACGCAAGGCGTTTTTGATCTATCTCTTTCTGACCGCTGCGCTTCTGGTGCGCGGGCGGCTCGCTGCGGTAGTTCCGGCGATCGCCGCCGGCTTCGCGGGTCTTTTCGTGCTGTCGGCCATGGTCGACAACGACTATGTCGAAAAGCAATTGCAGACCATCCTCGATCCGCTGAGCATGGGGCAATACGAATATCTGGCCGCGACGGGGAAATATGCCCCTGGAGATACCCCGAGCAATGTCCAGCGCGCGTTTGCTTTCACTCTGTCCAAACAACTCATCTCCGAACATCCACTGATGGGCGTGGGTACGAACCAATTCAAGAATATCATCGATACGGATTTCAGCGGACTTCCTGACGAGTTGCGGCTTGGGATACATGGCGAGTTTCAACGTATCCTCACCGAGAACGGCATCATTGGGCTCAGCCTCTATCTTCTCATATGGATTGCTGCATGGTTTCGCTTAAGCCGTACTCTAGGCTGGGCGCTTTCTCACGGATTGATCGGAGCGGCCCAGGCACGGCTTCTGCCCCTCGTGCTCCTTGTTCCTTGCGCCCTTTACGTTGGAACAGAAGCCTCCGGCACACGAGCTTTCGTTACGCTGAGTCTTGTCTCGCTCCTGCCTGAATTGACGCGGCACGGGCTTTGCCTATCATTGCTCAGGATGCGGAGGAGCCACGCCAGGAGCATGAGACATCCTCGATTTCTCGCGAGCCCCGTGCCAGGAAACACGAGATGA
- a CDS encoding sulfotransferase family 2 domain-containing protein: MSLLFLGIRHGKQLWRNLKPGPGYGSKSSHMRLQRNIFPSIGVIFVHIPKTAGTSLHSYFSQLSDAYGATPRLPELEPYAREIAYKHKMACELKAWIGDELWSRAFKVAFVRNPWDLMVSSYNWWLQKAPTYPHFGAQVEQVQALGSFKSFLASDFGTRMINEVTGSMEDWFQDSGRDIVDYVGKVETIDADLRAIRDLAGLSDGGILLEQLNPTKREGYRSYYDDESREMIRRRFAYIIDRFGYRF, from the coding sequence ATGTCCCTCCTTTTTCTCGGCATCCGTCACGGAAAACAGCTTTGGCGCAATCTGAAGCCAGGCCCCGGCTACGGATCAAAGAGCTCGCATATGCGCCTGCAACGAAACATCTTTCCGAGCATCGGGGTGATCTTCGTCCATATTCCCAAGACGGCCGGCACGTCTCTGCATTCCTACTTCTCTCAATTGTCCGACGCGTATGGCGCCACGCCGCGCCTTCCCGAGTTGGAGCCCTATGCCCGCGAGATTGCATACAAGCACAAGATGGCATGCGAGCTTAAGGCATGGATCGGAGACGAACTCTGGAGCCGCGCATTCAAGGTCGCCTTCGTCAGAAATCCGTGGGATCTGATGGTCTCGAGCTATAATTGGTGGCTTCAGAAGGCGCCGACCTATCCGCATTTCGGCGCCCAGGTTGAGCAGGTCCAGGCTCTGGGAAGCTTCAAGAGCTTTCTCGCCTCCGATTTCGGAACGCGCATGATCAACGAGGTGACCGGCTCCATGGAAGATTGGTTTCAGGACTCCGGGCGCGATATCGTGGACTATGTGGGCAAGGTCGAGACGATCGATGCCGATCTTCGGGCCATCCGCGATCTTGCGGGTTTGTCGGATGGAGGAATTCTGCTGGAGCAACTCAACCCGACCAAGCGTGAGGGCTACCGAAGCTACTACGACGATGAATCCCGCGAAATGATAAGGCGACGATTTGCCTATATTATCGACCGGTTCGGATACAGGTTCTGA
- a CDS encoding glycosyltransferase family 4 protein: MISQPPHGIILMTYEYRPFPGGIGTYAGRLVDIVRAGGHAATVIAPAYPDLPAVPQEPDTHRILRHHQISPFGALRALSILRNVPKDRLFLAADIRSVLLTFVLRPFHRRGYRAMIHGSEVSKFRTDSILFRFVRRAYEEAEVVFANSHATLRIFSESFGMPRKGVVTYLGVDPMWFQPIHGNFEHPQLAAVPQAASVICAVGRIEPRKGQLETVRAIASARDEYGLDNPIFVMAGRAEDQAYASKILDEAARARVPVIATGRLSDDDLKRLYRRAACHTLFARELQGKIEGFGLVLVEAGAQGCPSIATAVGGIPEVMGSTGVLVPPEDVNAMARAIATYVANAELRERDGALAKSRARTFDWATCAGATFPELKWG; the protein is encoded by the coding sequence ATGATATCTCAGCCTCCGCACGGCATCATCCTGATGACGTACGAATATCGTCCATTTCCTGGTGGCATCGGAACATACGCCGGACGGTTGGTCGACATCGTTCGTGCTGGTGGCCACGCTGCGACCGTCATAGCGCCTGCCTATCCTGACCTTCCTGCCGTTCCCCAGGAGCCGGATACCCATCGCATTCTGCGGCATCATCAAATTTCCCCATTCGGGGCGCTGCGGGCGCTTTCTATTCTGCGCAACGTTCCCAAGGACAGGTTGTTTTTGGCCGCCGACATACGCAGTGTACTTTTGACATTTGTGCTACGACCGTTCCATCGCAGAGGGTATCGAGCGATGATTCATGGCAGCGAAGTCAGCAAATTCAGGACCGATTCCATCCTTTTTCGGTTTGTACGCCGCGCCTACGAAGAAGCAGAGGTCGTTTTCGCCAACTCACATGCGACGCTGCGGATCTTTTCCGAAAGTTTTGGAATGCCCCGGAAGGGTGTCGTCACGTATCTCGGCGTGGATCCCATGTGGTTTCAGCCAATCCATGGGAATTTTGAACACCCGCAACTTGCAGCTGTACCACAAGCTGCAAGCGTCATTTGCGCAGTCGGACGTATCGAGCCTCGGAAGGGTCAGTTGGAAACTGTCCGGGCTATCGCGAGCGCGCGCGATGAATACGGATTAGACAATCCGATCTTTGTGATGGCTGGACGGGCCGAAGATCAGGCCTATGCCTCAAAGATATTGGATGAAGCGGCACGAGCTCGTGTTCCAGTGATCGCTACCGGTAGGCTGTCCGACGACGACTTGAAGCGCTTATACCGCCGTGCGGCGTGCCACACATTGTTCGCACGAGAGCTACAGGGAAAGATCGAGGGCTTCGGGCTAGTGTTGGTTGAGGCCGGTGCGCAAGGATGTCCTTCGATAGCGACGGCCGTCGGCGGCATACCCGAGGTCATGGGCTCCACTGGTGTGCTGGTGCCCCCGGAGGACGTGAACGCGATGGCCCGCGCGATAGCAACCTATGTGGCCAATGCAGAACTGCGTGAGCGCGACGGTGCTCTTGCCAAATCACGGGCACGCACCTTCGACTGGGCAACCTGTGCAGGCGCGACGTTTCCGGAGCTGAAATGGGGCTGA
- a CDS encoding glycosyltransferase family 2 protein — protein MSVSVIMTCHNEERFIAQAVESVINQTASSHIKEIIIVNDGSKDGSSEVIASLGRREPRVHVLTTAGIGLSSARNLAIRHAAGDFIAILDGDDFWAEDKLERQLAVLGNGCKAGLVYGDFVDFSAPDLSDALHVAVRRYRADQCDTLPKYFLLDGPIIPSSMVMRREMVEDIGLFNEAFRAGEDTEFCLRAAERWTFQHVAEALVYKRRHGSNITRRLDALLPVAERLTREWAMRRPELTHLARRRNARLYTKAGNDCVAQGEKKRGARLLIRAMRHDPLSWRLYVYFFLCALPRGMDPHVRRAAKLLFYRALRKHVADGS, from the coding sequence ATGAGTGTTTCGGTTATCATGACATGCCACAATGAAGAACGCTTCATCGCGCAGGCAGTGGAAAGCGTGATCAATCAGACCGCGTCGAGCCACATCAAAGAGATCATCATTGTCAATGATGGCTCGAAGGACGGATCGTCGGAGGTGATTGCATCGCTGGGTCGCAGGGAGCCGCGCGTACATGTCCTGACGACGGCGGGTATCGGGCTTTCATCGGCGAGGAATCTTGCCATCAGACATGCTGCCGGCGATTTTATTGCAATTCTCGACGGCGATGACTTCTGGGCCGAGGACAAGCTTGAGCGTCAATTAGCCGTCTTGGGCAATGGCTGCAAGGCAGGTCTTGTCTATGGTGATTTTGTCGATTTTTCCGCTCCGGATCTGTCCGATGCTCTACACGTCGCCGTGCGCCGCTATCGCGCGGACCAATGCGATACTCTGCCGAAATATTTTCTGCTTGATGGGCCTATTATTCCTTCCAGTATGGTTATGCGGCGGGAGATGGTCGAAGATATCGGGTTGTTCAACGAGGCATTCAGGGCTGGAGAGGATACAGAGTTTTGTTTGCGCGCAGCCGAGCGTTGGACATTTCAACATGTGGCCGAAGCACTTGTCTACAAGCGTCGCCATGGCTCGAACATAACCCGCAGACTCGACGCGCTTCTGCCGGTAGCCGAACGCCTCACGCGAGAATGGGCCATGCGACGGCCGGAACTTACGCACCTCGCGCGTCGGCGCAATGCGCGTTTGTACACAAAGGCGGGCAATGATTGCGTGGCTCAAGGCGAAAAGAAACGCGGAGCGCGCTTGCTCATTCGCGCGATGCGGCACGATCCATTATCATGGCGGTTGTACGTTTACTTTTTTCTTTGCGCCCTGCCGAGGGGCATGGATCCGCATGTGCGCCGTGCAGCCAAGCTGTTGTTCTACCGCGCCTTGCGCAAACACGTTGCTGACGGCTCTTAA
- a CDS encoding exopolysaccharide production repressor protein has product MSFLLFLRGLIIVLSAFAISIYLLTDSLWATFVQTLICGILIQIGYFVAVMLLVWRSIPKEPATPKSHIAR; this is encoded by the coding sequence ATGTCCTTTTTGCTTTTTTTGCGAGGCCTTATCATAGTACTGTCGGCGTTTGCCATCAGTATATATTTGCTCACCGACTCCCTCTGGGCCACATTTGTCCAAACGTTAATTTGTGGGATCTTGATACAGATTGGGTACTTTGTTGCTGTCATGCTGCTGGTGTGGCGCTCGATCCCCAAGGAACCGGCGACTCCGAAGTCACACATCGCGCGATAA
- a CDS encoding class I SAM-dependent methyltransferase: MLAEWREFEHLMRQPGNPSVAIILCRDGRTITEAKSEFSDARTTDYPVVHGQPALIDFSCSLVRPDVLTASGISPIKRRPNWLRITKGWLFGTANLSAQNVVSFRDHVLAYGIECPLVLMIGAGTKGAGTDGLYETEAVRQIAFDIYPSAHTHFIADAHQIPLATGSVDGVCIQAVLEHVINPEQVVSEISRVLKPGGLVYAETPFMQQVHEGAYDFTRFTEVGHRWLFRKFETISRGALGGPGLSLYWAAKYFVRGLTRSRWLGDVFSLPFALAALMDRMIREDHKIDGSNGAYFLGRLTGTSISLSSIVDEYRGAQR; encoded by the coding sequence ATGCTGGCGGAATGGCGAGAGTTCGAGCATCTCATGCGGCAGCCCGGGAATCCTTCCGTAGCGATTATTCTGTGCCGCGACGGCAGGACCATAACGGAGGCGAAATCAGAGTTCTCCGATGCGCGAACGACCGATTATCCGGTGGTGCATGGTCAGCCCGCACTGATCGATTTCTCTTGCAGTCTCGTGCGTCCCGATGTGCTGACGGCAAGTGGCATCTCACCCATAAAGAGGCGACCAAACTGGCTGAGGATCACGAAGGGTTGGCTCTTCGGAACTGCAAATCTCAGCGCGCAAAACGTTGTCAGCTTTCGCGATCACGTTCTCGCGTACGGCATTGAGTGCCCCCTCGTGCTCATGATCGGCGCCGGGACCAAGGGCGCGGGGACCGACGGCCTTTATGAAACCGAGGCCGTTCGACAAATTGCGTTCGACATCTACCCATCCGCACACACGCATTTCATCGCGGACGCCCATCAAATTCCGCTTGCCACTGGCTCGGTGGACGGCGTCTGCATTCAGGCGGTCCTCGAGCATGTTATTAATCCGGAACAGGTCGTTTCAGAAATATCCCGCGTGCTCAAGCCCGGTGGTCTCGTCTACGCCGAGACACCGTTCATGCAGCAAGTACATGAGGGCGCTTATGATTTTACGCGCTTCACTGAGGTCGGACATCGCTGGCTGTTCCGGAAATTCGAGACGATCAGTCGCGGAGCGCTCGGTGGACCCGGCTTGTCACTCTACTGGGCGGCGAAATATTTCGTACGTGGCCTCACCCGGAGCCGGTGGCTTGGTGACGTCTTTAGTCTTCCCTTCGCGCTGGCCGCGCTCATGGACCGCATGATCAGAGAGGATCACAAAATTGACGGCAGCAATGGAGCCTATTTCCTGGGAAGGCTCACCGGAACCAGTATCTCATTAAGCAGCATTGTCGACGAATATCGGGGCGCTCAACGCTAA
- a CDS encoding Wzz/FepE/Etk N-terminal domain-containing protein, with amino-acid sequence MLREVEKHPDSAFTFGDPQWGTIDLETLVAAAQRQLRFVLTCALAGLVLGLVYLWAEVPLYESTARILIDKNQPSVVTKLTESGSSAQLDPMMLSQVELLRSDRIGLKVVDSLGLATDRSFLSAPYSLLDSLTGWVARWPFIGSSEASGAPVKSSAAQGSDSRWQAFGILAENITVERVGDSYILQVQFRSPSAEMAQKIASKYAEIYISDQVGAKDESIIRARSALAEELETVRKRSVDAELAIHRFRTDNTLTKETLVTLRQLELEASSLKSQYEQVLQQYQASLQNLSMALTEARTISEAATPSSPSSPNSSLTLAFCVVLAGMIGAGVGGIREYRERFFRTTAQVRDELGLQTLGMIPLLDGKPIRRDKHDRAAGEPSFIEVGNSAFSWVEQHPRSEFAEAMRTVKVAADVELPRKSTKVLGIVSCLPGEGKSLVAANLAIVLAMQRCKTLLIDADIHNPGLSPMLANGWERGLANLLAGEFNARDLLAHQSLPLRFLPGVNQSQQKLANTVQPIEKMGDFLLKVGPMFNYVVVDLPPLAPVADVRSFVQHLDGLVLVVEWGVTARTFVREILNNNPILADKCIGVLLNKVDFKRIKRYQKFGSAEFYSERYSQYYQT; translated from the coding sequence ATGCTCCGCGAAGTTGAAAAGCACCCGGATTCTGCCTTCACATTCGGCGATCCTCAGTGGGGAACGATTGATCTCGAAACACTCGTGGCGGCAGCGCAACGGCAGTTGAGGTTCGTCCTTACATGCGCGCTCGCAGGACTTGTGCTGGGGCTGGTGTATCTTTGGGCCGAGGTGCCCTTGTATGAGTCGACCGCCAGAATCCTGATCGACAAGAACCAGCCATCCGTCGTGACGAAGTTGACAGAGAGCGGAAGCTCCGCACAGCTTGACCCGATGATGCTGAGTCAGGTCGAATTGTTGCGTTCCGACCGCATCGGGCTAAAGGTCGTTGACAGCCTCGGTCTTGCTACCGATCGCTCTTTCTTGTCAGCGCCATATTCATTGCTCGACAGTCTCACAGGATGGGTCGCTCGGTGGCCATTCATCGGCAGTTCCGAAGCAAGCGGAGCGCCGGTGAAATCGAGCGCCGCGCAAGGATCCGATTCTCGATGGCAGGCATTTGGCATTCTGGCTGAGAATATAACGGTTGAACGTGTAGGGGATTCTTACATTCTGCAAGTCCAGTTTCGGTCGCCTAGCGCCGAAATGGCGCAAAAAATAGCCAGTAAATATGCAGAAATCTATATCTCTGACCAAGTCGGAGCCAAAGACGAGTCGATTATCCGAGCTCGCAGCGCACTGGCGGAAGAACTCGAGACAGTGCGGAAGCGATCGGTCGATGCCGAGCTCGCAATCCACAGGTTCCGAACAGACAATACGCTGACCAAGGAAACGCTGGTTACTTTGCGCCAGCTCGAACTTGAGGCGTCCTCTCTCAAGTCGCAATATGAACAGGTCCTGCAGCAGTACCAAGCGAGCCTGCAGAACCTTTCGATGGCGTTGACGGAGGCGCGGACTATCTCGGAGGCAGCAACGCCCAGCAGCCCGAGTTCTCCGAATAGCAGTCTTACATTGGCGTTCTGCGTCGTGCTCGCCGGCATGATTGGCGCCGGTGTGGGCGGAATTCGGGAGTACCGGGAGCGCTTTTTCCGCACGACGGCTCAAGTGCGCGATGAACTCGGACTTCAGACGCTCGGAATGATCCCTTTGCTGGACGGGAAGCCAATTCGCCGAGACAAGCACGATCGTGCGGCCGGAGAGCCGTCATTCATCGAGGTGGGGAACAGCGCTTTCAGCTGGGTGGAGCAACATCCGCGCTCGGAATTCGCTGAAGCGATGCGAACTGTGAAAGTCGCTGCTGACGTCGAGTTGCCGAGGAAGAGCACCAAGGTGCTCGGCATTGTTTCTTGCCTCCCGGGAGAAGGGAAGTCTCTGGTCGCTGCTAATTTGGCGATCGTTCTTGCTATGCAGCGTTGTAAGACGTTGTTGATCGATGCCGATATCCACAATCCGGGCTTGTCCCCTATGTTAGCCAACGGCTGGGAACGAGGCCTGGCCAACTTGTTGGCTGGAGAATTCAATGCGAGAGACTTGCTGGCCCATCAGTCATTGCCATTGAGGTTCCTGCCCGGCGTGAACCAGAGCCAACAAAAGCTCGCAAACACCGTGCAGCCTATCGAGAAAATGGGCGACTTTCTGCTCAAGGTAGGCCCTATGTTCAATTATGTCGTCGTTGATTTGCCCCCGTTGGCTCCAGTCGCGGACGTGAGGTCCTTTGTCCAGCACCTCGACGGCCTTGTTCTGGTTGTTGAATGGGGTGTGACCGCTCGTACATTCGTGCGCGAAATTCTCAACAACAATCCGATCCTGGCGGATAAATGCATCGGCGTTCTGCTCAACAAGGTCGATTTCAAGAGAATCAAGCGGTATCAAAAGTTCGGCAGTGCCGAATTTTACAGTGAACGTTATAGTCAGTATTACCAGACCTAG
- a CDS encoding polysaccharide biosynthesis/export family protein gives MLNRSVRWMRAGSCAALACMFLLFAYANLSNGVALAEEHNVGQYRLQTGDVIGFAVIGYPEMQKRAVIDQSGVIVLPVLGPLNVLGKTIEDVRKEVVEVLKPKSLPQRSTDGTETWTGFYPDQIVVDIEEYRPVYIDGDIASPGTQAFRPGMTVRQAVAAGGGYQLGRGELENPEMTAADLGGRLHILRIKYQESEIKAARIEAQLSGARAIELPNAERDPSLEPRRDEALQQEGEHLEAVYADQEKERASIELARTKAAERMGYLKEQQKADQAGAAADAAELDRLKKLFEKGLVQITSVNNAQRAVFLSATRALETNAEIARLERDQGDLQRSLDKLIDRGRIDLMANLQTERAAMTQLRAEMDSLTKQIAYVMQMRSDLVGEGDRITIGVTRSTDGRAATTEATEDTLLAPGDTITITLETPPGAAVAN, from the coding sequence ATGTTGAATAGATCGGTGCGCTGGATGCGGGCAGGCAGCTGCGCTGCGCTCGCATGCATGTTTTTGTTGTTCGCATATGCGAATCTGTCGAATGGCGTTGCCCTAGCTGAGGAGCACAATGTCGGCCAGTACCGTCTGCAGACTGGCGACGTGATCGGCTTCGCTGTCATAGGCTATCCCGAGATGCAGAAGCGAGCTGTGATCGACCAAAGCGGTGTAATTGTGTTGCCGGTGCTGGGCCCATTAAACGTTCTCGGGAAGACAATAGAGGATGTTCGCAAGGAGGTAGTTGAGGTCCTAAAACCAAAATCCCTTCCGCAACGATCCACGGACGGCACTGAGACTTGGACTGGTTTTTATCCGGATCAGATTGTAGTTGATATTGAGGAATACCGACCCGTCTATATTGACGGGGACATTGCCTCTCCTGGGACTCAGGCCTTCAGACCAGGCATGACTGTCCGACAAGCTGTGGCGGCTGGCGGCGGCTATCAGCTCGGTCGCGGTGAGCTTGAAAACCCTGAAATGACAGCAGCGGACCTTGGCGGCCGCCTCCACATTCTGCGCATCAAGTACCAGGAAAGCGAAATCAAAGCTGCTCGCATAGAGGCGCAGCTGAGCGGCGCCAGAGCGATTGAGCTTCCGAACGCAGAACGTGACCCGAGCCTCGAACCTCGTCGCGACGAAGCTTTGCAGCAGGAGGGGGAGCATCTTGAAGCTGTCTATGCGGATCAGGAGAAGGAGCGCGCTTCGATTGAGTTGGCCAGAACCAAGGCGGCGGAACGAATGGGCTACCTGAAGGAGCAGCAGAAGGCGGATCAAGCGGGCGCAGCCGCAGATGCGGCGGAACTTGATCGCCTCAAGAAGCTCTTCGAAAAAGGTCTGGTCCAGATCACCAGCGTCAACAATGCTCAACGCGCAGTGTTCTTGTCGGCGACCCGCGCTTTGGAAACCAACGCCGAAATCGCTCGACTTGAACGCGACCAAGGAGATTTGCAGCGCAGTCTTGATAAGCTTATCGACCGGGGTCGAATTGACCTGATGGCTAATTTGCAGACTGAACGCGCAGCGATGACGCAATTGCGCGCTGAGATGGATTCTTTGACCAAACAAATCGCCTACGTGATGCAGATGCGCAGCGACCTTGTAGGCGAAGGGGACCGAATTACGATCGGTGTAACCCGCTCCACTGACGGACGGGCAGCAACGACCGAGGCGACTGAAGATACTCTGCTTGCTCCGGGTGACACCATCACAATTACGCTGGAGACCCCACCAGGAGCGGCGGTCGCGAACTAA